ACGAGCAAGGGGGAAACTTGGATAACATCAAAGACAaggtcgacgccatcgccgcgcGGTTGTTTGCGAGGAGAGACAGCGGCAtcagcgaggacgacgaggacctgtGGCAGCAGTTCCGGACAGAGCTGGAAAAGGAGGGGTTCTCCAAGGACGTCTTGCGGAAGAACAAGGTACGGACGCGATCGTGGACAGGCGCCGTGAGCAAGTATCCGAACCGGAAACATGACTAACATGTCTTGGAACGCAGGAGGTCTTGCGTGCCTATATCCGCGAGCTGGAGGAATCAACTGGCAACGACGCCACGGCACCGCCCTCAGTCCGCGGCCTTCTCGCCCAGGAGCGCTCACACTCCAATCCGGCCATGGCCGTCACCCCGGCGTCCCTCCCACACCGAGACGGCCACGACACAGGAGAGACGTACGGCTCATACGATGAACGGTACgcgccggcagcagcaagaggCCAGCGGTCCGCACCCGCCATGCCGAACCAGTACAGCACTCTATCGATGTACGAGCGGGAGAACGATGCGGAGGACGACCACAACGACTCTCTGGCGCTCATCTCGACCCGCGACCTGATGGCCATGGACACGGTCAACAACGGCATGGAGAACCTTcgcctctcggccgccgcgcaAAACTACAGCACgtcaccgtcctcggcgtccccCTCGACCCGTTACCTCCCACCAgacgtggccgccgcccgcgcaGCCGCCGACTTCTCCCCATCTTCCCccaacaacaataacaactACAAAAACTTTGGTGTTTCACCGCGCTTCGTGCCCCCTATGCCATCtcatgtcggcggcggaggaggcccTCCCCCGTCGTCCTACGGCGCCTCCCCGCGGACATCCCAGACCCGAATCGCGCCGGATCGCTATGGCATGGGCATCCCCATGGAGGCCAAGTGGACACGCATCCGCCGCGCCCTCGTCTCCCCCGAGATTCTCGAGCGAGCCGGCGTCCGCTACGAAGCGCGTCCGGACtacgtcgccgtcctcggcgttcTCACCCGCGAGGAAATCACGAACTACGCCCGCCTCTCCGCCGAGGCCCGCGCGGCACGCTCCTCAAGGCGCCGCAACGGCGGTGCTGGAGGAGTAGAAGGAGGTgatggtggcggtggtggcggtagtaacgccgcgccgacgagccACCCTTCCCCCAAGCGCCGCGGCGACTCGCCCGCCTCATCATCAGATGACCCCCTCTGGGACTCCTCCGACAACTCCTCCGACGGGAGCTACCCAGACGACGATCGGAAGGGCAACAAGACTTACTACATCGtcccaccgccgtcgtccgacCGGGAGAAGGGCACATCCCCCGCCGCGACGGTCCAGCCGAAGCCGATCCTTAAGAACAAGAACGAGAACCACGTGCGCTTCGACCCGGAGCCGCACGAGCTCGACCCGAACGCcctgccctcgtcgtcgccgcgctCCTACCGCGACGACCGCGAcccgaggagaagacggccCCCTCGACGGGAGTACAGGGACCGGGACCGCGATCGGGACCGTGGCAGCAGAGACCGCGACGGGCACCACAGGGATcgcgagcgcgagcgcgagcgagaccgagaccgcGACAGGAACAGAGACAGAGATATAGATCGGGACCGCGACCGCGACGGGTTCAGGGATCGcgacagagagagggacaGAGATCGCGACAGGGACAGACACCGCGACCGCGACCACTATCCcggccgccaccaccgcgaGCGTTCGGACCGCGACAGgcgcgacaagaagaaggcctgGGGCGAGACGCTGGGCGCCGtgggcatcggcggcgccgcggccagTCTACTGAGTGTTCTGACCGAGGCTGCGTCCGTGTTGTAGGCCCCTCgcgcgccgtcttcctctcgGATGGCCACACCACTTGTACGATGAACCATGCGCTTTCTGTGTTGAATGGGACTTGCTCCCCCTCCTGTACCAAACTGTTAGCAGCGTtcttttttgggggggaaggggttatcgttttttttttgttcaGACATACCCTTCACACCTCAGGGCTGCGCCCAAGGGGTACATTCAAATGCATCAACAGACCATCCATCATCGGAATACAGGACGTTCAACGACACGCTcgggagggaagggaggggggaaaaagagaagaaacaaaaaaaaaggctCCCCCAAACCCAAAATTCAGACTCATGCTTGActccctttttttctttttcctttgTCCTGTTAAGCTGTTTCGAGAAACGCATCATGATACCTTGTGCCAAGAGGGGAGGACTGTCGAGCTGTAAGAGACGAAGgtcagggggggagggagatgTAGATGTACCAGATATATGATGAAATCAAAGATACCCAGATTGATGTTTTCTCGTCTGCTATAAACACATCTATCCATTGATATCCCGTAGCCCTCCATcccacctccctcccccccttgtcttgacgtcgtcgtccatgcgCTGTCATGCTGTACAACGCCATCCTTTCCTCGCTGGCCAACGCCCCCTTAGGGCGAATGAATGGTGAATGAATGATCCTGACGATACTCCGAGCGACTTGAACTCCCAAACGGTTCTATGCAAAATCCCAAACAACATGCGGGCCGCCATTAGAAAAAGACACCAACAACTCGGCGGCTACTTGCGCCGGAGCTGCCTGCCGGTGGCAGGCCTCGCTTCGTCACTAAAGTCGAAGCCCCCTATCGTCgtgatcttcttcttggtcgtCTGGCTACTGACAGCGGGGGGTTTGCCGTCCCCGCCGCGCATCTTGCTGATGATCTTGTCCCGGTGCTGCTGGGCACCAGGGTCCTGGTACTGGATCtgcgtcgacggcggctgcTGATGTTCGGCGTCCTGCAGCGGCGGATAGTCGTCTGCCGTGCGGCCCATCGAGTCCATGCGCGACTCGGTGCTTCCACTAGATGCTGCCGACGCGTTGCTGATGGCCCTTCCGAATAGCCGTTTGCGAGGACGTCTTGACTGCTGGCCCGAGTTCTCTTCCTCGAGCACGCTTTCAGAGCTGCGTTTGAAGTCGATGAGGGATGCTAGCTTGGAAGTCAaggcctccttctcggccgcctttTGAGcgtctctctgcctcttcaactcctccgcctcctccgcctcttTCGGCCTCGTCTCGACTTGGTtttcctcggccgccggcacTGGGTTGACCTGGTCTTCGACAGGGGCTGGCTCCTCCCCGACGGGAGTAGGCGTCGGCCCCATGCTGTCGGCTACGCTCGTGGTTCTGACCAGCGTCCTGGGGGCTTTGGTCGTTGGCTCAGTGTGTGGCGCCTTATTCAGCGTGTTTGAAGTCATGTTTGATagcggcggcgccacggTTCCTGCGCCGAAGCTGTCCATTTGGTGTGTTTTGGCAGTCTGGAATTGTAACGAGGCAGCCAAGTCCACCTTTGCGGACTCTCTCCCCGGCTCTGCAAAGGCCATGACCAAGCCCTCTGCTAtagccggcgccggcttctgTGTGTCCGAAGGCTTCTGGTAGTCATCGTCTTGGAAGGCGCTGGTGTCGATGCCTCCGGCAACAGTCGAGTGTCTGGCGGCTGGCCTCCTTGAGGCATGAGAGATAGGCTCCGATCGTGTCCTCTGAAAGGCCTGCTTCATTTCTTCCCTGGTATCCCTGGCTTTTGGCTTGGGCTGGAGCTCAGGAGCCTGTTTCAGCGATGGAAACATGTGTTCCTTCACCGGCACTTTGTAGCCCGTCGATATGCACTCCCATAGCCAGTCCGGGCTGACGATGGGGATGTCGTTGTCAAGGGCGAACTTGAGCTTCTCCTTTCTCGTATCTGTGAGGGTCCGGCACACTAGTACCGAAGTAGTTTCGTTGAGTCTCGCTGCGAACCTGGCACCAATCTGCCTGACAGCCTTTTCCACGTGGAGAAGGTCGATGCCGGAGAAGCCCGCCGTGCAAATGGACAGGTTGTCGAAGCCGGGGATGGGAAACAGGGGAAAGGGGCGGCCCAGGGCGTGGGTATCAGGATCGCACAAGGCTTTGTTATGCAAGCACCGCTCGACAAAGAACTCGGTCACTATCTGGATCTTGTCGGCGTGCGCGGGAGGAAGCTGGAAGTGTGTCGACGGCTGCGACTCTTGTGGTACGATGAGAAATCTACGACTCGGGGTGACCTCGTAGCCTTTGGAGACCATGCCCTCGAAAGTATCACATACTTGTCCGTCCAGGGAGACGATTGTCTCGGCCAGAATCTTTGATTTCCACGCCTCGAAACCGGCCATGAAAAAGTAACACGCCGAGAAGATGCCTGCGTCGGGGGCGGGCTGGACCATGCGGTCGTGGACGCCCGAGTCTTGGACCTCGATCTTGTCGGCTCTGTCACCGAGCGCGGAGGGCTCGCTGATGGTCTTGCTGCCGAGGATATCGCCCCAGAGCGTGTCTCTTTGGCTGCTGAGCTTCAtgctcgccgtcttcctcaGCTTCCTCTGACCCCCCTCCACGACGCccgacctcgccctcttGGCCGATAACACCCTCCGCGGGTTGGCCTTGTTCCACGCGCCCTGGCCTTGCTCCTCGGGGGGCATGGAGGGGTCGAAACACTGCTCATCCAAGATCATGCCGCGTTCGATGCTCTGTTCCAGCCATGCCAGCGATACGGTGCGGATGTTCCATGACCTGGCGGCCTTGTATTTCTTTCCTTCGGGTTTGGCGACGATCAAATGGGAGACTCGTTTCGTCAGATCGCCGGTGTaggcgccgccgttggccgtgATCTTTTCGATGATGCTTGCGCGCTGGTCGGCTGTGGTGTGTCAGTAAATGGATTGCAATGTGTGGAAACCTAAGAACACCAACTCACGATCGTCGAAGCCTGTCATACAAAGTAGCAAGGCTCCGCGCTTAGCTTCGGCAGGGTTCGTAGCATCGACGACATGGCCGCACGTCTCGAGTGGCTTCAACTGCCACTCTCGCTCCAGGGCGGCAAAGTCGATCTCTGCGTCCTCCATCCACAAATCTCCCACGACGTCAATCCACCTGGCGTCCATCGTCTTGACGTCGTTTCGTTCCTTGGCGACATGGCGGTACTTGGGCGTGTCGTAGTCGCCTACAACGAGATGGGTTACGTCGGGGGTCAGATCGTACTTGtggatgccgccgagctcctctGTCCTTTTGGCAATCTGGGTCTGCGGAGCATGTCAGAGAAAATGGTCCATACAAAGAGCCACACGTGAAAAGAAGGCAGGACCTGGCAGAGGGATAGGGCCGAACGTATGTGCATCGCGATGACTTACTCGCTGGTCTGGCGGGATGCTGGTGCAAcacacgacgacggccttgaaAGGTTGCGCAGGATCAACCGGCGGCTCGCTTGAGTCCCGAGGGTGTAGAGATTCCATTTTATGGCATGTCGGTAGTTGTGTAATCGCAAGAGGCGTAGTGTGGGAACGATATGAAAGGGCAGAATGCTAGGGCTTGGTGTGGTGATAGTTCGAGGCGCTCTCGATGTTCTTTCAGGTGacgggacggcggcgcgtcgAAGGAGAAAGTCGCGTCTGCTGCCTGCCGCAATCAATTAAACTGGTTGCCAGGTAGGTGTAGCGGTCATTGTGCGTGGTAGCTTAGTGACATTCAGCGTGTGATAGTCTTGCACTGTGCCACTCCAGGTTCAGCGCCTGCTATTGCAGCGCTAAAGTCGAGCTTTGCTACCGTGCTAGCGCAAAAATTCGCACCATTCCATGGGGCCTGgtaagtgagtgagcgagtggGCGTGTAAGCCATGAGTGTTGAAACAGATTACGAATAGCTTTACAAAACGAAAAGCCTACAGATTTCTCACCGGAGCCATTAAATTACCAAGTACCGGCGGGTTGTATGGCAATTTTGTGCGAAACAAGATGCGAAAACTCTCCAAGGTGACATGCATCGTAAGTGTTAACCATCAAGATTAGAGACCCATAATCGGTGTAGCCTGGGTCAGCTGTAACAAGACAAATAAGCTTAAAGGCTTGTTGTACTGTTATGGTTCCTCCAGGCGGGTGTACTCAATAAGAGCCTGATGAAGACATTGCCTTAGGAAAGTGAGTGTAGGCATGGAAGTGAGCAAGAGGCTAGCTAGGGAACGTTGTAGGGACGGGATGGGACTGAGTGACTGCCTACTATCTAGCTAGGTAGCTACAGAACCTAAATAGCCTCTATCTAGGCAGGCACTCGGAGCCATAAAATGCCCCGCCATGATGgctcccgctgccgctgccgccgccgctctgtGGCTGTTATTACCCCACCATCCTGAGGTTCAGCCTTGCTCCCCTCCCAAAGCCTCTTTTCCACTCCACGCCTTCCCTTCCATTCGAACCAGTGCATCTTCTCACCTCCTACTTACTTCTCGGACGACAACCTACTCGTACGCTAAACATTGCGTCCGACATACGGCAAGCCCTGCGTAGTCGACCTAATCGCTCACGCCCACgtccacgcccacgcccccATTCACGACGACAGACATTACCGACGGCCCTTGCACCTTGGACTGCGACTCTCCCGACTTTCCCGCCCCCGTCGCAAATCGTTAACGAGACTCGACAGTGACCGATTGCGTCACgcgaccccctcccccctcctcagGTCACCTCGGTCGCCGATTCTGAACAAACCCTTTCCAGCAGCGATACTGCGGGCCAGACTGAGGTGGAGCTTCTGCCGTCAAAATGCctccctcgtcgacctcccAGAAGGCCATGACGACACAGTTCGTCCAGCTGACTGGCGCCAGCGATCGAACTGCGCAACGGGTATGTCTGAACCGAAGAACATTCAAATCGGTGCCTCCTCCGGTCGTCTTGCAGCTCTGCTCCCTGCTTCCGCTTGCCCTCTTGATCTTGCCCTCCCTTGTCGTCCTGCCCGAATGGTCCTGTCGTGGGATCCATGTCGCTGGGAGGACGAAGAAACATTCAGGCCTGTTGTGTCTCACTACCCGGTGTTGCGCTGCGCTGCGTGCGTTGACCGGCCACAAGTGGCAGTTTgcttggcggcggagggggcaGCTGGGAGATGACGACCTAAACTGGCCATTGACCGATGAGGACGGAGTGCTGACTATGTACGGCAACTAGTATCTCAAGAATGCCAGCTACAAGCTGAACGAAGCTGTCGATGCGTAAGTGCAATCTTCCCATGAGCAGCATGggcttctttcttctttgtCTCCGCCTCGATTTTCGTCTCGTTTCGTTCCGTTCCGTCGAGCCCGTCGTTGCTTGTCTTGCTTCGTCGGGTCCGCCGTCGCCAGTTGCAGTTACCGCTCTTTTGAATGTTTCCCTTCGGACCATCTTCCCATCGGGCTCCATCCTGCGCCGGCCCTTCTCGGGCAATTGGGCCTGCAGCGCAGCGCATGAACACGACGTTGGTACTTAACCTTCTTTTGGTCGCCGGCTCGGTCTGATATACCCTTTTGCGGGGGGTTCCCCTCCTCGAAGCGCTGCGCTGCACCGCACCGCATCCCCCGAACAAAGGCACCTCCGCAGTTACGAGGTCACAATCGATTCTCCTTTTCGGGATGCAGGGTTACCCGCACAGCAGGAGAAAGGCCGagtcgacgccgacagcCAAATGCTCCTGAAACATTCAATCTGCACTTAAAATGGCCCTTAAAGGAACCAACGGCCGTGGCAGCCGCCACTCGGCCTGCTATGACCGACCAGTTCTTGTCCATTGGCCGACCTAGTTGGCACCAGCGCCTCGCCTCACGGACTGGACTGGCTGCCATCCTGGTGCCACTCATACACGGTCATCACAACGGTTCTTTGAAAGGAAAGCCCGGCAACCGTCACTCAGTCTACCCGAACATCCCGGCAACTCGACTGCAGGTCCGACAAACACACATCTCGCCCGTGTTCCAGCTCTTCCTTTTGCTTAGTCTTGTTCATAGTCGACATGCTCAACCCGTGTTGCGCTTGTGAGCCTCTTGTTGCATTCTGAGGGTtgaccgacgccgagaatACAATCTGCCTGCGATAAGATGGGCTGGAAAGGGGTCAAGAGCGCGTTGCCCGCCAAGAGCCTGAAATTATGGCCCTCCAAACGGAAAACACCCCAAAACGCACTTGTTATCGAAGAGAAGAACCAGCCTGGGTATTCCACCCATTCACTTTTGACGTGTCCTGAGCAAAGTTGCCAGCTGACTTGTATCTTTGCGGAGCCTAACCA
The genomic region above belongs to Colletotrichum higginsianum IMI 349063 chromosome 2, whole genome shotgun sequence and contains:
- a CDS encoding Heterokaryon incompatibility protein, which gives rise to MSNGNPVPNLSVVDAFARALYRRAKTSGPDFADVSTVVRRLHTVLKHLRVESEDPDSLLNSDASSVYARQLAPLVEDCDFALKQLETILEKYGEATRLEERELDMVAMIRTKLANQKTNIDMFLDTVQLHNPSKAQRIVDEQGGNLDNIKDKVDAIAARLFARRDSGISEDDEDLWQQFRTELEKEGFSKDVLRKNKEVLRAYIRELEESTGNDATAPPSVRGLLAQERSHSNPAMAVTPASLPHRDGHDTGETYGSYDERYAPAAARGQRSAPAMPNQYSTLSMYERENDAEDDHNDSLALISTRDLMAMDTVNNGMENLRLSAAAQNYSTSPSSASPSTRYLPPDVAAARAAADFSPSSPNNNNNYKNFGVSPRFVPPMPSHVGGGGGPPPSSYGASPRTSQTRIAPDRYGMGIPMEAKWTRIRRALVSPEILERAGVRYEARPDYVAVLGVLTREEITNYARLSAEARAARSSRRRNGGAGGVEGGDGGGGGGSNAAPTSHPSPKRRGDSPASSSDDPLWDSSDNSSDGSYPDDDRKGNKTYYIVPPPSSDREKGTSPAATVQPKPILKNKNENHVRFDPEPHELDPNALPSSSPRSYRDDRDPRRRRPPRREYRDRDRDRDRGSRDRDGHHRDRERERERDRDRDRNRDRDIDRDRDRDGFRDRDRERDRDRDRDRHRDRDHYPGRHHRERSDRDRRDKKKAWGETLGAVGIGGAAASLLSVLTEAASVL
- a CDS encoding BRCA1 C Terminus domain-containing protein, with the protein product MESLHPRDSSEPPVDPAQPFKAVVVCCTSIPPDQRTQIAKRTEELGGIHKYDLTPDVTHLVVGDYDTPKYRHVAKERNDVKTMDARWIDVVGDLWMEDAEIDFAALEREWQLKPLETCGHVVDATNPAEAKRGALLLCMTGFDDPDQRASIIEKITANGGAYTGDLTKRVSHLIVAKPEGKKYKAARSWNIRTVSLAWLEQSIERGMILDEQCFDPSMPPEEQGQGAWNKANPRRVLSAKRARSGVVEGGQRKLRKTASMKLSSQRDTLWGDILGSKTISEPSALGDRADKIEVQDSGVHDRMVQPAPDAGIFSACYFFMAGFEAWKSKILAETIVSLDGQVCDTFEGMVSKGYEVTPSRRFLIVPQESQPSTHFQLPPAHADKIQIVTEFFVERCLHNKALCDPDTHALGRPFPLFPIPGFDNLSICTAGFSGIDLLHVEKAVRQIGARFAARLNETTSVLVCRTLTDTRKEKLKFALDNDIPIVSPDWLWECISTGYKVPVKEHMFPSLKQAPELQPKPKARDTREEMKQAFQRTRSEPISHASRRPAARHSTVAGGIDTSAFQDDDYQKPSDTQKPAPAIAEGLVMAFAEPGRESAKVDLAASLQFQTAKTHQMDSFGAGTVAPPLSNMTSNTLNKAPHTEPTTKAPRTLVRTTSVADSMGPTPTPVGEEPAPVEDQVNPVPAAEENQVETRPKEAEEAEELKRQRDAQKAAEKEALTSKLASLIDFKRSSESVLEEENSGQQSRRPRKRLFGRAISNASAASSGSTESRMDSMGRTADDYPPLQDAEHQQPPSTQIQYQDPGAQQHRDKIISKMRGGDGKPPAVSSQTTKKKITTIGGFDFSDEARPATGRQLRRK